A portion of the Pedobacter cryoconitis genome contains these proteins:
- a CDS encoding DUF1349 domain-containing protein, giving the protein MKKIILCIITFVIAQTGFAQTLEKMQWFNEPQKWEIKNNALTMSVTPQSDYWRISHYGFTVDDAPFYYSTYGGEFEAKVKISGNYKVRFDQMGLMLRTDHENYIKAGIEFVDGKYNLSTVVTHKTSDWSVTTLDKTPDFVWIKAVRRLDAVEIFYSYDDKTYVMLRNAYLQDNKPVMVGFMAASPDGNGFNAKFEGFSVKQLADQRRLEWLKKNAD; this is encoded by the coding sequence ATGAAGAAAATTATTTTATGCATCATTACATTCGTAATTGCGCAAACAGGATTTGCTCAGACCTTGGAAAAGATGCAGTGGTTTAATGAGCCGCAAAAGTGGGAAATTAAAAACAACGCACTGACCATGTCTGTAACCCCTCAAAGTGACTACTGGAGAATTTCACATTACGGCTTTACCGTTGATGATGCCCCTTTCTATTACAGCACTTACGGTGGAGAATTTGAAGCTAAGGTGAAAATTTCCGGAAACTATAAAGTCCGGTTCGATCAAATGGGATTAATGTTACGTACCGATCATGAGAATTATATCAAAGCTGGAATCGAATTCGTAGATGGTAAATACAATTTAAGTACTGTAGTGACACATAAAACGAGCGATTGGAGTGTAACTACACTAGATAAAACACCTGATTTTGTCTGGATAAAAGCGGTAAGAAGGCTTGACGCTGTTGAAATATTTTATTCTTACGATGATAAAACATATGTGATGTTGCGGAATGCCTATTTGCAGGATAATAAGCCTGTAATGGTTGGATTTATGGCAGCTAGTCCTGATGGAAATGGTTTCAACGCGAAATTTGAAGGTTTTTCAGTAAAACAACTTGCTGATCAGCGAAGATTGGAATGGTTGAAGAAAAACGCGGATTAA
- a CDS encoding serine hydrolase — MNFKQFAVTLLISGMLIPALSKAQNSDQPDSIDVFVKQKMQQQHIPALQLAVVRHGQLIKQKTYGTANLENSIPATDQSIFSINSITKAFTGVAVMQLAEEGKLKITNPISLYLDSLPVSWQKITLQQVLTNTSGLPDILDANEQVLENGDELRSWEKVKTLPLEFNAGERFSYNQTGYVILGKIITKLSGLHFTKFIEDRQFKTAGMQLTRFGDSYDVIPNSAGAYTMSKYVNSRMVRGKTPGTGYIQFPVFFRTAAGILSTSKDMANWLMALQSGKLLKDKTSIDALWSPALLNNGKIGGFNQLTNGYALGWPTVTRAEHPAVGPVGGGRSALFVYLKDDLSIVVLTNLMGANPERFIDEIGAYYIPDMHETNGFGLPPVIQKLRTALLKQGFDKSVAIVAELKKKDSTFSPGENDLNGWGYKLLSQKEMAKALSIFKLNTILYPESANAHDSLGEILEITGDYKAAVLSYKKSFALNPKNANASNRIKALSGS; from the coding sequence ATGAATTTCAAACAGTTCGCAGTAACACTTTTAATTTCCGGAATGCTGATCCCTGCTTTGTCTAAAGCACAAAATTCCGATCAGCCAGATAGTATTGATGTATTTGTAAAACAAAAAATGCAGCAACAACACATTCCTGCTTTACAACTGGCAGTAGTTCGCCACGGACAATTGATCAAACAAAAAACTTATGGAACTGCGAATCTGGAAAATTCTATTCCTGCAACAGATCAAAGTATTTTTTCCATCAATTCCATTACCAAAGCTTTTACAGGGGTTGCAGTGATGCAACTGGCTGAAGAAGGAAAATTAAAAATCACCAACCCAATTTCACTTTATTTAGATAGTTTACCGGTTTCCTGGCAGAAAATAACTTTGCAGCAGGTATTAACTAATACATCGGGCTTACCAGATATTCTTGATGCCAATGAACAGGTATTGGAAAATGGAGATGAGCTACGCTCGTGGGAAAAAGTAAAAACCTTACCTCTGGAATTTAATGCTGGGGAGAGATTCAGTTATAATCAAACTGGTTATGTTATCCTTGGAAAAATTATCACTAAACTAAGTGGTTTACATTTCACAAAATTCATAGAAGACAGACAGTTTAAAACAGCTGGAATGCAATTAACAAGATTTGGCGATTCATATGATGTAATCCCGAACTCGGCAGGAGCTTATACGATGAGTAAATATGTTAACAGCCGCATGGTCAGAGGTAAAACGCCTGGTACTGGTTATATACAGTTCCCTGTATTTTTCAGAACAGCAGCTGGCATCTTATCTACTTCAAAAGATATGGCAAACTGGCTCATGGCGCTGCAAAGTGGCAAACTATTAAAAGATAAAACCAGCATAGATGCTTTATGGTCACCTGCCCTATTAAATAATGGAAAAATTGGTGGATTTAATCAGTTGACTAATGGCTATGCGCTTGGATGGCCAACAGTGACCAGAGCTGAACATCCTGCTGTTGGCCCGGTAGGTGGTGGCAGATCTGCTTTGTTTGTTTATTTAAAGGATGATCTTTCTATAGTGGTATTGACCAATTTAATGGGTGCTAATCCAGAAAGGTTTATTGATGAAATAGGCGCATACTATATTCCGGACATGCACGAAACAAATGGTTTTGGTCTACCTCCGGTTATTCAAAAGTTAAGGACAGCACTTCTTAAACAGGGTTTCGATAAGTCGGTTGCTATCGTAGCTGAACTCAAGAAGAAAGATTCAACTTTTTCTCCAGGTGAGAATGACCTGAATGGCTGGGGATATAAACTGTTAAGTCAGAAAGAAATGGCAAAGGCTTTATCAATTTTTAAATTGAATACTATACTTTATCCGGAAAGTGCAAATGCACATGATAGTCTCGGAGAAATCCTGGAAATCACGGGTGATTATAAAGCAGCTGTGCTGAGCTATAAAAAATCATTTGCTTTGAATCCTAAAAATGCGAATGCCTCAAATCGGATCAAAGCGCTTTCAGGTAGTTAA
- a CDS encoding DUF6493 family protein: MNAIKQYIKDKNWQEILNYTKTLNAQERVEMIAYLHTLDLNIDLMGVLPDQVKDQVQPDFYTNRLAIETTLNYAFITCTRTIQELKLTENNKNGWVQNPLWQYLNSGVFGAGPLLELYKLFPPAYLNQAIREASKARFQNFDFTILWDLYTHGLIPFEEEFFVKVFFTIPMFKRNTQKDADFLWQNPEVLTKVFLQFYKYEVPVLDTSKWDTPNGFVCKRVTEFWTEVFQLLLEKGYVFNRLLVQQLMESLLNNWKKPQLDWHIRLLELLKTTSAEYLSYQNLLFSLLNTGSASLINFAVKQIHLLYKAENFDAAGFIANIPAIFSKEKGEKSILTSLEILDYLLSKPDYKDNGIAEHLSLLLIQPDVKIQERTALMLVKYTDKGFLRELVSPYLTNLKDKPKTILGLNTISAAINPEVHNQESKIVNHKPEVEHPRLAEDILLVPVNIPSTWEELLFQVGACIRTKSALDIDLFFEGLNQLQDIIPSGFEKQLKPYGKQLFNKFWGNEVMTCFTEFMDYWINKQMIDNKESEVVPFLKHKCLWMQQKLASNSLASGNSVSNPKVPFLSTPTHAPFYIHPKTLIERLLQYETQKVKVELEDLIVACNRTLYSLADEESIHLAKTLKGNYTAAIHYALDITDQAELNEELLPLWTQLTRIKHPSATLNVFGSTSAKEYPAVCKPFKLNFSVEIDKNEYATWYRLALEDNWNAAWFYKKKTTSYPSLFYNLAPFKAGYREEIPYQMSLTPQYLEALLCRYIPDTSSGNEVAELEDCLYPLQFLLDHQLTIYDSGWLYIAVCLVFEKKISRELASEYIQLSILGKQQDLTLLAEIIGKLISLNFSPVNRLIEYFDKPVDAIKIKEFQLLVLESCIQHFDAGRLPANSKKIIAYYLDWSKSLHKEIDTDTLSKLKSK, translated from the coding sequence ATGAATGCAATAAAACAATATATAAAAGATAAAAACTGGCAGGAAATCTTAAATTATACTAAGACTTTAAATGCACAAGAACGTGTTGAAATGATTGCTTATCTGCATACTTTAGATCTTAATATTGATTTAATGGGTGTTTTACCCGATCAGGTAAAAGACCAGGTTCAGCCTGATTTTTATACTAATAGATTAGCTATAGAAACTACCTTGAATTATGCATTTATTACTTGCACAAGGACAATACAAGAACTTAAACTAACAGAAAATAATAAGAATGGCTGGGTTCAAAACCCATTGTGGCAGTATTTGAATTCCGGTGTGTTCGGAGCAGGGCCCTTATTAGAACTGTATAAACTGTTCCCACCAGCATATTTAAATCAAGCGATCAGAGAAGCTTCAAAAGCCCGTTTTCAGAATTTTGATTTTACCATATTATGGGACTTATATACGCATGGGCTTATTCCTTTTGAAGAAGAATTTTTTGTAAAGGTATTCTTTACTATTCCCATGTTTAAAAGAAATACGCAAAAAGATGCTGATTTTCTGTGGCAGAATCCAGAAGTATTGACAAAAGTTTTTCTTCAGTTTTATAAATATGAGGTTCCAGTTTTAGATACCTCAAAATGGGATACCCCCAATGGATTTGTTTGTAAAAGAGTAACTGAATTCTGGACAGAAGTATTCCAGTTGCTTTTAGAAAAGGGATATGTATTTAACCGGCTGCTTGTTCAACAGCTCATGGAGTCACTTTTGAACAATTGGAAAAAACCACAGCTGGATTGGCATATCCGGCTATTGGAGCTTTTGAAAACCACTTCAGCAGAATACTTAAGCTATCAAAATCTCTTATTTTCCTTACTCAATACCGGAAGCGCAAGTCTGATTAATTTTGCGGTCAAACAAATCCATTTGCTATACAAAGCCGAAAACTTTGATGCAGCTGGATTTATAGCTAATATCCCAGCTATTTTTTCAAAAGAGAAAGGGGAGAAATCAATTCTGACGAGCCTGGAAATATTAGATTACTTATTATCTAAACCTGATTATAAAGATAACGGGATTGCCGAACACTTGTCCTTACTCTTGATACAGCCTGATGTTAAAATCCAGGAAAGAACTGCATTGATGTTGGTTAAATACACTGATAAAGGATTTTTAAGGGAACTCGTGTCGCCTTATTTAACTAACTTAAAAGACAAACCTAAAACTATTCTTGGCCTGAATACCATATCAGCAGCTATAAATCCGGAGGTTCACAACCAAGAATCTAAAATTGTTAACCATAAACCTGAAGTCGAACATCCCCGATTAGCAGAAGATATACTGCTTGTCCCTGTGAATATTCCGTCTACCTGGGAAGAACTGCTTTTTCAGGTAGGGGCTTGTATCAGAACGAAGTCGGCATTAGATATAGACCTGTTTTTCGAAGGATTAAATCAGTTGCAGGATATCATCCCTTCAGGCTTTGAGAAGCAACTTAAACCGTATGGTAAACAGCTTTTTAACAAGTTCTGGGGAAATGAGGTGATGACTTGTTTTACTGAGTTCATGGACTATTGGATCAATAAGCAGATGATTGACAACAAGGAGAGTGAAGTTGTGCCATTTTTAAAACATAAGTGCCTGTGGATGCAGCAAAAGCTGGCCTCCAATAGTTTAGCCTCTGGTAATTCAGTTTCCAATCCTAAAGTACCTTTTCTTTCTACACCTACGCATGCCCCGTTTTATATTCATCCCAAAACACTTATTGAACGTCTGCTCCAATATGAAACACAAAAGGTAAAGGTTGAACTTGAGGATTTGATTGTCGCCTGTAACAGAACGCTTTATTCCTTAGCTGATGAAGAAAGTATCCATTTAGCCAAAACATTAAAAGGGAATTATACGGCCGCAATTCATTACGCGCTTGACATTACTGACCAGGCTGAACTAAACGAAGAGTTATTGCCGCTTTGGACACAGCTTACCAGGATAAAACATCCATCTGCTACTTTAAATGTATTCGGAAGTACCAGTGCTAAAGAATATCCAGCTGTTTGTAAACCTTTTAAGCTCAACTTTAGTGTTGAGATTGATAAAAATGAATATGCTACCTGGTATCGTTTAGCATTAGAAGATAACTGGAACGCTGCGTGGTTCTATAAAAAGAAAACAACATCTTATCCGTCCCTTTTTTATAATCTGGCTCCATTTAAAGCAGGTTACAGAGAAGAGATTCCTTACCAGATGAGTTTGACACCCCAATATCTGGAAGCTTTGTTATGCAGATATATTCCCGATACCTCCAGTGGAAATGAGGTCGCAGAACTGGAAGATTGCCTTTATCCACTTCAATTTTTGCTGGATCATCAATTGACAATTTATGATAGCGGATGGCTCTATATTGCGGTCTGTTTAGTATTCGAAAAGAAAATTTCCAGGGAGCTGGCTTCGGAGTACATTCAGCTTTCAATTTTAGGCAAACAGCAAGATTTAACGCTTTTGGCTGAAATAATAGGGAAATTGATCTCACTGAATTTTTCTCCCGTCAATAGACTTATAGAATACTTTGATAAGCCTGTGGATGCTATCAAAATAAAAGAATTTCAGCTGTTGGTATTAGAAAGTTGTATTCAGCATTTTGATGCCGGTAGATTGCCCGCGAACAGCAAGAAAATTATTGCTTATTATCTGGATTGGTCCAAATCCCTGCATAAGGAAATTGATACTGATACTTTATCAAAATTGAAAAGCAAATGA
- a CDS encoding ankyrin repeat domain-containing protein, with amino-acid sequence MDKALKISRKEYIHNLEAKEINPISSFFTSTVGKLIATSTIALSAQHEIYVNQCEVNGTHLKLVFTTGLFEFQNIELCLCLPQEWELRRFASSQFIEETFIVDLLKEMTIKMERKKSAFQIVEGLFLDQNKTPWNKLSWDQEIEGLVLVDYNWNKNTKQEEGRNEADEIITIYTLMPVYKTKGKIKDKLNEILLSKDQLGWEQLAFPLNKAIRLQKMLNDGVTNNNMEKVQEAVEGGAEINRGYIEEHWQMGFYSNQTILTRAFDTENVSLIKYLVEKGAEVPVNALAYLGGWGKRDIFEYLISKGADINAESVGMSALQRAKSFKNATGFDDLIALGAVN; translated from the coding sequence ATGGATAAAGCTTTGAAGATAAGCCGGAAAGAATATATACACAATCTGGAAGCTAAGGAAATCAATCCGATCAGTAGTTTTTTTACCAGTACCGTAGGAAAATTAATCGCAACGTCAACTATTGCTTTAAGTGCTCAACATGAAATTTATGTCAATCAATGCGAAGTAAATGGTACTCACCTTAAACTCGTATTTACTACAGGGCTTTTTGAATTTCAAAATATAGAATTGTGTCTTTGTTTACCGCAAGAATGGGAATTAAGGCGCTTTGCTTCTTCTCAGTTCATAGAAGAAACTTTTATAGTTGACTTGTTAAAAGAGATGACTATAAAAATGGAACGTAAAAAATCGGCATTTCAAATCGTTGAAGGACTTTTTCTTGATCAAAATAAGACACCCTGGAACAAGCTTTCATGGGATCAGGAAATTGAAGGTTTAGTTCTTGTTGACTACAATTGGAATAAAAATACTAAGCAAGAGGAGGGCCGGAATGAGGCAGATGAAATCATCACAATCTATACTTTAATGCCAGTTTATAAAACTAAAGGTAAAATTAAAGATAAGCTGAATGAAATACTCCTATCAAAAGATCAATTAGGCTGGGAGCAGCTTGCTTTTCCTTTGAATAAGGCAATAAGACTTCAAAAGATGTTAAATGATGGAGTAACTAACAACAACATGGAGAAAGTTCAGGAGGCAGTGGAGGGAGGTGCAGAGATTAACAGAGGCTATATAGAAGAGCATTGGCAAATGGGTTTTTATTCAAATCAAACAATTTTAACCCGTGCTTTTGATACTGAAAACGTATCATTGATTAAATATCTGGTTGAAAAAGGCGCAGAAGTACCCGTGAATGCACTGGCTTATCTTGGAGGCTGGGGGAAACGGGACATTTTTGAATATCTGATCAGCAAAGGGGCAGATATTAATGCGGAATCTGTAGGAATGTCGGCGCTGCAGCGTGCAAAATCTTTTAAAAATGCAACAGGTTTTGATGACTTAATCGCTTTAGGTGCGGTTAACTGA
- a CDS encoding response regulator transcription factor, producing the protein MNIINTLNEKLLKQPFGEEHTKPANLAQYQYMAFMYSKIENSLAVLSDMEANKSYIYNGRVAKELGFDENDHAKEINSIWEDDIFNKIHPDDLVEKHLLELQFFNLLKNLSIAERSDYHVKSKIRMLNKDGKYSYVEHRMFYVCSSSNGSLWLALCLYNLSYDETIATAGVILNSATGVMLKPDQKEYNKILSVREKEILKLIRKGKMSKELADLLSISVNTVNRHRQNILEKLRVSNSLEACRIAERMNLI; encoded by the coding sequence ATGAATATTATCAATACCCTCAATGAAAAACTATTAAAGCAACCTTTTGGAGAAGAGCATACTAAACCCGCAAACCTTGCTCAATACCAATATATGGCTTTCATGTATTCCAAAATAGAAAATTCTTTAGCTGTACTTAGTGACATGGAAGCTAATAAAAGTTATATCTATAATGGAAGAGTAGCCAAAGAACTGGGATTTGATGAAAATGATCATGCGAAAGAAATAAATTCCATTTGGGAAGATGATATTTTCAACAAGATCCATCCGGATGACCTTGTTGAAAAACACCTCCTGGAGCTGCAGTTCTTTAATTTATTAAAAAACCTGTCCATCGCTGAAAGATCTGATTACCATGTTAAAAGCAAAATCCGGATGCTCAACAAAGATGGAAAATACAGCTACGTAGAACACCGGATGTTTTATGTATGTAGTTCTTCAAATGGTAGTCTGTGGTTAGCGCTTTGTCTTTATAACCTATCTTATGATGAAACCATAGCAACAGCTGGTGTAATTCTTAATTCTGCTACTGGTGTTATGCTTAAGCCAGATCAAAAAGAGTATAATAAGATACTATCAGTTCGTGAAAAAGAAATATTAAAACTGATCAGGAAAGGTAAAATGAGCAAAGAATTAGCGGACCTGTTATCAATCAGTGTCAATACAGTTAACAGGCACCGCCAGAACATATTAGAGAAACTAAGAGTCAGTAACTCTCTGGAGGCATGCCGCATTGCAGAAAGAATGAACCTGATCTGA
- a CDS encoding response regulator transcription factor, with protein sequence MKTNNKPTWLDYLNALKNRGIEAEQLKLTGFDDFFLANNFAQSFFMHSIPFIYLLDYQSGLYINMSENFAGYSAECFLKDGINHTLEIYQQDHLRLFDEEIFPDRLRILEEIAPEDHKNHIFSYQSLIRNRYGQHEHFLQRNCFISDEERNPVYSMGILIKINDFGDYSPVVQTVERVDTGREKENELICKKIYYLNKEDQIFSKREKEVLSWMAEGLSSKMIADKLFVSEHTVINHRRSMQQKSNMPNAIALVGFAIKSGII encoded by the coding sequence ATGAAAACGAACAACAAGCCAACCTGGCTTGACTATTTGAATGCGCTTAAAAATAGAGGAATCGAAGCTGAACAGTTAAAATTAACAGGCTTTGATGATTTCTTCCTCGCTAATAACTTCGCTCAATCGTTTTTTATGCATAGTATCCCTTTTATCTATCTATTGGATTACCAAAGTGGCTTATACATTAATATGTCTGAAAACTTCGCAGGCTATAGCGCTGAATGCTTCCTGAAAGACGGTATTAACCATACCCTGGAAATCTATCAGCAAGACCATTTGAGATTGTTTGATGAAGAGATTTTTCCGGACCGTTTGCGGATTTTGGAGGAAATAGCACCCGAAGATCATAAAAATCATATATTCTCTTATCAATCTCTGATCAGGAACAGGTACGGTCAACACGAGCACTTTTTACAACGGAACTGCTTTATCTCAGACGAGGAGCGAAATCCTGTTTATAGCATGGGAATACTGATAAAAATCAATGATTTTGGAGACTATAGCCCCGTTGTGCAAACTGTTGAGCGGGTTGATACCGGCAGAGAGAAGGAAAATGAACTCATTTGTAAGAAAATTTACTACTTAAATAAAGAAGATCAGATTTTTTCCAAACGTGAAAAAGAAGTGTTGTCGTGGATGGCTGAAGGCTTAAGCAGTAAGATGATTGCGGATAAGTTATTTGTCAGTGAACATACAGTGATCAACCACCGCAGAAGTATGCAGCAAAAAAGCAATATGCCTAATGCGATTGCGCTCGTTGGATTTGCAATTAAAAGCGGGATCATTTAA
- a CDS encoding SWIM zinc finger family protein — MMQDFEYHYKSSSTIAIKGADKSFMLAHCSEVEKDNNIPCFFYGNIINSFVASKCLSAMAKTVRAHFAITPDQRISLRDPIVSVGNEQLHFEAFSSCNSVYARIDVLKEGIDGEFIQSGCTNVDFNDATIRAFNSVVRNEKLLIAVGSKEMQVITENASTTEKKVSLPDRWIKGLGNVQVYLAQMNLIFKLDRIQAIQLFRGLPKTPVKVAYFLLKSGNTYSFSTLPKPGSVRIGGIHRMGLIENLLMFTDHVSFYQSQDQQSIAVILDFKDIRMLFLLSDGVYRGFSGEGKNLENLTTEVSDELISTINHQFKTNEIFQPTLISIANDLQFQTMDTLQASLSSIGLLGYDLHTNSYFYRKLPFKLSRLKSLNPRMQSAIKLINQGDVEILVQDQNSIKAQVKGSSGVIHTVLGKQDDFQCTCNWFTTHQNKRGLCKHILALKMKLDL; from the coding sequence ATGATGCAGGATTTTGAATATCACTATAAAAGCTCTTCTACCATAGCGATTAAAGGAGCAGACAAGTCTTTTATGCTTGCTCACTGTTCAGAAGTAGAGAAAGATAATAATATACCCTGTTTTTTTTATGGAAATATTATCAATTCATTTGTTGCTTCAAAATGCTTAAGCGCAATGGCCAAAACCGTTCGTGCTCATTTTGCAATTACCCCTGATCAGCGGATAAGTCTGCGTGATCCGATTGTTTCTGTAGGCAATGAGCAGTTGCATTTTGAAGCATTTTCTTCTTGTAATAGTGTATATGCAAGAATAGATGTGCTTAAAGAAGGCATAGATGGTGAATTTATTCAATCGGGTTGTACCAATGTAGATTTTAACGATGCCACTATAAGAGCCTTTAATTCAGTTGTGAGAAATGAAAAACTGCTAATTGCTGTGGGGTCCAAAGAAATGCAGGTTATTACTGAAAATGCTTCAACTACAGAGAAGAAAGTAAGTTTGCCAGACCGGTGGATCAAAGGATTGGGAAATGTGCAGGTTTATTTAGCTCAAATGAATTTGATTTTTAAACTTGACAGAATCCAGGCTATACAATTGTTTAGAGGTTTGCCAAAGACACCCGTTAAAGTAGCTTACTTTCTTTTAAAGTCAGGTAATACTTATAGTTTCTCTACGCTGCCAAAACCAGGAAGTGTCAGGATTGGAGGTATTCATAGAATGGGGCTGATCGAAAACTTATTGATGTTTACTGATCATGTTTCTTTTTATCAAAGTCAGGATCAGCAAAGCATCGCAGTTATATTAGATTTTAAAGATATCCGTATGTTATTCTTATTATCTGATGGAGTTTACAGAGGATTTTCAGGAGAAGGAAAAAATCTTGAAAATCTGACTACTGAAGTTTCTGATGAACTGATATCAACTATTAATCATCAATTCAAAACGAATGAAATCTTTCAGCCAACGCTTATATCTATTGCAAATGATCTTCAATTTCAGACCATGGATACTTTGCAGGCTTCCCTTTCCAGTATTGGCTTATTAGGTTATGACTTACACACTAATTCTTATTTTTACAGAAAATTACCGTTTAAATTATCCCGGCTTAAAAGCTTGAATCCCAGAATGCAGAGTGCCATTAAGCTAATTAACCAGGGGGATGTTGAAATCTTAGTACAGGATCAAAATAGTATAAAAGCCCAGGTCAAAGGAAGTTCGGGAGTGATACATACAGTTCTGGGAAAGCAGGATGATTTTCAATGTACTTGTAACTGGTTTACTACGCATCAAAATAAGAGAGGTTTATGTAAACATATCCTCGCATTAAAAATGAAACTAGATTTATAA
- a CDS encoding acyltransferase family protein, whose amino-acid sequence MEKNCQHDIPFPNLMHHISIAPVQLSGPDHLRALAITLVFFYHYQNFAHPDWPEEIIGLGWIGVDLFFVLSGFLIAGQIFRRISKGRPLSLKEFFIKRTFRIIPAYLVVLILYLAIPVIRERAQLAPIWQYLTFTLNLDLDLRKTGTFTHAWSLCIEEQFYLILPLIVLLIQYFKLGKKSVYIFTGFFILGFALRLWSWNQLVAPHLSSDGFLFIWYKYIYYPTYNRLDGLLTGVGIAAIFAFYPLAYQTINKYANWLLLSGLLLLLSACFICINPHSFNSSIFGFPLISLAFGAIVASAVCPDCILYKFKSKFTFHLAALSYSIYLIHKITIHMTQNLLEQAGLEKDSSLTLIFCIGTTFLGAVILRYCIELPFLRIKDKILASS is encoded by the coding sequence TTGGAAAAAAATTGTCAACACGATATTCCCTTCCCCAACTTAATGCATCATATTTCGATTGCCCCTGTTCAACTTTCAGGCCCGGATCATCTTAGGGCGCTTGCGATTACCTTAGTTTTCTTTTATCATTATCAGAATTTCGCGCATCCGGATTGGCCAGAAGAAATTATTGGCCTGGGATGGATTGGTGTTGACTTGTTTTTTGTTTTAAGTGGTTTTCTGATTGCCGGACAAATTTTCAGGAGAATCAGCAAAGGAAGACCTTTATCTTTAAAAGAGTTCTTTATCAAACGGACTTTCAGGATCATCCCCGCATATCTGGTTGTATTGATACTTTATCTGGCTATCCCGGTTATCCGTGAAAGAGCACAGCTTGCTCCAATCTGGCAATACCTCACTTTTACTTTAAACCTGGATCTTGATCTTAGAAAAACCGGCACCTTTACACATGCATGGTCATTGTGCATAGAAGAACAATTCTATTTGATATTGCCATTGATAGTATTGCTGATCCAATATTTTAAACTTGGTAAAAAATCAGTATATATTTTCACAGGCTTCTTTATCTTAGGATTTGCACTTAGATTATGGAGCTGGAACCAGTTAGTTGCACCACATTTAAGCAGCGATGGTTTTTTATTTATATGGTACAAGTATATATATTATCCAACTTACAATCGGCTTGATGGCTTATTAACCGGCGTAGGAATTGCAGCAATCTTTGCTTTTTATCCGCTGGCTTATCAAACAATAAATAAATATGCAAACTGGCTGCTCCTATCTGGTCTGCTCCTTTTATTAAGCGCTTGTTTTATCTGCATTAATCCGCATAGTTTTAACAGCTCCATTTTTGGCTTTCCTTTGATATCGCTGGCTTTCGGTGCTATCGTAGCTTCAGCCGTGTGCCCGGATTGTATACTTTATAAATTTAAATCAAAATTCACTTTCCACCTGGCAGCATTATCTTATTCAATCTACCTGATTCATAAGATCACGATCCATATGACCCAAAATCTATTGGAGCAGGCAGGACTTGAAAAAGACAGTAGCTTAACATTGATTTTCTGTATTGGAACAACCTTTTTAGGTGCTGTTATCTTGAGATATTGCATTGAGTTGCCATTTCTCAGGATAAAAGATAAAATATTAGCCAGCTCTTAA
- a CDS encoding immunity 22 family protein has product MAQQKIHVWAGTTDKTEEQFDKYFDQSKFIKDNSDLNQRSQFGKDLNLEKAYDEDWITVYHSRKRISIQSAIEELPIWDDQLEVAIYQAGVKKGLPLINAIISYADDELIIEKPLNSYNNLVYLGSFNNPS; this is encoded by the coding sequence ATGGCACAGCAAAAGATTCACGTATGGGCAGGGACCACAGATAAGACTGAAGAACAGTTTGATAAATATTTTGATCAGTCTAAATTCATCAAAGACAATTCAGACCTTAATCAGCGCAGCCAGTTCGGTAAAGATCTGAACCTGGAAAAAGCCTATGATGAAGACTGGATTACCGTTTACCATAGCAGAAAAAGGATTAGTATCCAGAGTGCTATTGAGGAGTTACCAATTTGGGACGATCAGTTAGAAGTTGCAATCTACCAGGCCGGCGTAAAAAAGGGGCTTCCATTAATCAATGCGATTATCAGTTATGCAGATGACGAATTGATTATAGAAAAACCATTAAACAGCTATAATAACCTGGTCTATCTGGGCAGCTTTAATAATCCTTCTTAA